The following are from one region of the Gambusia affinis linkage group LG02, SWU_Gaff_1.0, whole genome shotgun sequence genome:
- the sv2ba gene encoding synaptic vesicle glycoprotein 2Ba, which translates to MDDPYHNNVNQQMTEGGQYTYTQGGGGQDGYPYQTDYPQQDEDAASDATEGADDDDQMYEGEYQGIPHPDEIKEARRAARLEAKRKARLTTQQQQEEEEESLPEQYESIMEDCGHGRFQWTLFFVLGLALMADGVDGFVVGFVLPSAEKDMCISNADKGLLGLLVYVSMMVGALVWGGLCDKMGRRKCLIYVLTIDLVFSFLSCFAQGYGFFLFLRFCSGFGIGGSIPIVYTYFTEFLQMDKRGEHLSWLCMFWMLGGLYASFTAWGIIPHYGWGFAIGTQFQIHSWRLFMFVCLFPALAALIGVVFMPESPRFLLENARHDEAWMILRQVHDTNWKAKGEPERVFTVTHIKTPQTQEDEFIEIQSDTGTAFQRWTVRKMTMLQQVTANVMSLSAPELRLQGLFLVIVWFCMAFSYHGLGVWFPDMIKYMQYEEYESKVKVFHRERVERFHFNFSLVNQVHREGEYIHDKFANIEIKSVKFEDSLFENCYFEDVKSTNTFFENCTIKNTVFYNTDLWQEKFKNCQMENTTFLHPKKGCHLNFQEENDIVIYLVSFLGSLAVLPGNIISALFMDKIGRIRIIGGSMLASSACTFLLLLSFSQGAVICWQCLFYAVSVAAWNGLEVISVELYPSSKRGTAFGILNGLCKFAAIVASFIFAAFIGITKIIPIFLAFAALVCGGLVALKLPETRERILS; encoded by the exons ATGGATGACCCCTACCACAATAATGTGAACCAGCAGATGACTGAGGGCGGACAGTACACCTACACTCAAGGTGGAGGAGGTCAGGATGGCTACCCTTACCAGACGGACTACCCCCAACAGGACGAGGACGCCGCCAGCGACGCCACCGAGGGGGCCGATGATGACGATCAGATGTACGAGGGAGAGTATCAGGGGATCCCCCACCCCGACGAGATCAAGGAGGCGCGGCGGGCCGCCCGGCTGGAGGCCAAGAGGAAAGCCCGTCTGAccacccagcagcagcaggaggaggaggaggagagcctGCCGGAGCAGTACGAGAGCATCATGGAGGACTGCGGCCACGGCCGCTTCCAGTGGACGCTCTTCTTCGTGCTGGGACTGGCGCTGATGGCGGACGGCGTGGACGGCTTTGTGGTGGGCTTCGTCTTGCCCAGTGCTGAGAAGGACATGTGCATATCCAACGCAGACAAAGGACTCTTGG GCCTGCTTGTGTATGTGTCCATGATGGTGGGTGCCTTGGTGTGGGGCGGTCTGTGTGACAAGATGGGGAGGAGGAAGTGTCTCATCTACGTTCTGACCATCGACCTGGTCTTCTCCTTCCTGTCCTGCTTCGCTCAGGGATACggcttcttcctcttcctgagGTTCTGCTCCGGCTTTGG AATTGGGGGATCCATCCCGATCGTGTACACCTACTTCACCGAGTTCCTGCAGATGGATAAGCGTGGAGAACATTTGAGTTGGCTCTGCATGTTCTGGATGCTGGGAGGCCTGTACGCCTCCTTCACCGCCTGGGGAATCATCCCTCACTATG gctgGGGCTTCGCCATTGGAACCCAGTTTCAGATACACAGCTGGAGactgtttatgtttgtgtgccTCTTCCCGGCGCTGGCTGCACTCATCGGAGTCGTGTTCATGCCCGAGAGTCCACGTTTCCTGCTGGAG AATGCCAGGCACGATGAGGCATGGATGATCTTGCGACAGGTTCATGACACCAACTGGAAGGCCAAGGGGGAGCCGGAGCGAGTCTTCACC GTGACGCATATTAAAACTCCGCAAACCCAGGAAGATGAATTCATAGAGATCCAGAGTGACACTGGAACCGCCTTTCAGCGCTGGACAGTTCGAAAAATGACCATGCTGCAGCAG GTGACGGCCAATGTGATGTCTTTATCTGCTCCAGAGCTCAGGCTGCAGGGCCTTTTCCTGGTCATTGTGTGGTTCTGCATGGCTTTCAG CTACCACGGACTGGGAGTGTGGTTCCCTGACATGATAAAGTACATGCAGTACGAGGAGTATGAGTCAAAGGTAAAAGTGTTTCATCGGGAACGCGTGGAGCGATTCCACTTTAATTTTTCCCTCGTCAACCAAGTCCACCGTGAGGGAGAGTACATCCATGACAA atttgcaAACATCGAGATTAAATCCGTCAAGTTTGAGGATTCGCTCTTTGAGAACTGCTACTTTGAGGACGTCAAGTCGACCAACACATTCTTCGAGAACTGCACGATCAAAAACACAGTCTTCTACAACACAG ACCTGTGGCAGGAAAAGTTCAAAAACTGTCAAATGGAAAACACCACCTTCCTCCATCCAAAGAAAGGCTGTCATCTAAACTTCCAGGAGGAGAACGACATAGTAATCTATCTGGTCAGCTTCCTGGGAAGCTTGGCTGTGCTGCCTGGCAACATCATCTCGGCACTTTTCATGGACAAGATAGGAAGGATCCGAATAATAG GCGGTTCTATGCTGGCGTCGTCAGCCTGTACTTTCCTGCTGCTCTTGAGCTTCAGTCAAGGAGCAGTAATCTGTTGGCAGTGTCTCTTTTATGCTGTCAGTGTGGCAGCTTGGAATGGGCTGGAAGTCATTTCTGTGGAGCTCTACCCCTCTTCTAAAAG AGGGACAGCGTTCGGCATCCTGAACGGGCTCTGTAAGTTCGCAGCCATTGTTGCCAGCTTCATCTTTGCAGCCTTCATCGGCATCACAAAAATCATTCCCATCTTCCTGGCCTTCGCCGCCCTCGTCTGTGGAGGCCTGGTGGCCCTGAAGCTGCCCGAAACGCGGGAGAGAATCCTCTCTTGA
- the mrps11 gene encoding 28S ribosomal protein S11, mitochondrial, whose protein sequence is MFNFRCVFNSASTLCRQLITPLNVNGTASQCGIRRLPQLRPLFLSAVSHQEAEASTGKDFSHLPPMPGQDSPLRWAGKKFEELPIIHIKATYNNTHIQLTDSAGQSLVRTSCGTEGFKNSKKSTPIAAQTAGISAAAKATVKGVTFVRVVVKGLGPGRLSAIKGLTMGGLQLVSITDNTPVPHNGCRPRKARRI, encoded by the exons ATGTTTAATTTTAGGTGTGTGTTTAATTCAGCGAGCACTTTATGCCGACAGCTAATCACTCCGCTGAATGTCAACGGGACCGCCTCACA gtGTGGAATCAGAAGGCTGCCGCAGCTGAGGCCGTTGTTCCTCAGCGCTGTGAGCCATCAGGAGGCGGAAGCTAGCACGGGGAAAGACTTCAG CCATTTACCCCCTATGCCTGGTCAAGACAGTCCACTGAGATGGGCTGGGAAGAAGTTTGAAGAGTTACCAATTATTCACATAAAAGCAACATACAACAA CACGCACATCCAGCTTACAGACAGCGCAGGACAGTCTTTGGTCCGGACGTCCTGTGGCACGGAAGGCTTCAAGAACAGCAAGAAGTCGACGCCCATCGCCGCGCAGACCGCAGGCATCTCTGCTGCAGCG AAAGCCACAGTAAAAGGAGTCACGTTTGTTCGTGTTGTGGTCAAAGGTCTCGGTCCTGGACGTCTG TCTGCAATCAAAGGCCTGACGATGGGAGGCCTGCAGCTGGTATCGATCACGGACAACACCCCCGTGCCACACAACGGATGCCGCCCACGTAAAGCCAGAAGGATCTGA